TGAAAACTACATCCATCAAAGAAATTAAATTTAGTTTTCTTTTGTCATCACCTGAAGTACGCGATTTCACAATTTATTCCCTTTTAAATTTGGTTCTAAAAACTAAGCTCGGTATCAAATCATCATAAGAACTGCATTTTTCCATTACAGCATTGATTACTCTAAATTGAACTTCCTGGTCAGCTCGAATATCAATTCGGTTTGAAGGTCGTGGAACTCTAAATTTACTTGCTACATATCGATCAATCTGATCATTTAATAACTGGATAGCAGGAAGTCTTGAAAATTCCCTATCACTCAATTTTGAAACATCGAGAGGTAAATCTGCCTGCCGTTGATATTGAATCGCATAACTTTTAGCATCCCTATAAGTTAATCTACCTCTTTGAGATGCATAGTTTTCAAATGGTAGCAAAACAGAAACCCTAAAACCTATCATTTTCTCTTCTTCCTTTAACGGTAATATTTCGATCAGAATCGTTTCCAAGAGTTCATCGGATTCAACTTGGCCAGCGCCCTCGGCGACAGGAAGATTCAACTCCAATTCAGCTTCACCAACTTTTGGTGCAACAGGAGAAAAGGAAACGATAAAAAAGATCAAGAGAAGAAAAACAATATCAATAAAAGTAGGAAGCTCAATCTCCTTTTGAGTGCTTGATTTTCGAAAAGTCATATTATAAACTTATTAAGTTTTACAATTTTTCGGAGACATCCACATAAATCTCCTCCCATTTTCCGTAAATCCAATCCATTTTATTTTTGTAAACATAGTATAAAATGACTAAAAAGATGCCGGCACTTAATCCAAAAATAGTGGTCCAGAGTGCCTCATTAATGCCACCAGCTAATTGAGCTATCTTATCGCTGGAATCAGTTCCTCCCTTTTGGGTCTGCATTGC
The candidate division KSB1 bacterium DNA segment above includes these coding regions:
- a CDS encoding biopolymer transporter ExbD, which produces MTFRKSSTQKEIELPTFIDIVFLLLIFFIVSFSPVAPKVGEAELELNLPVAEGAGQVESDELLETILIEILPLKEEEKMIGFRVSVLLPFENYASQRGRLTYRDAKSYAIQYQRQADLPLDVSKLSDREFSRLPAIQLLNDQIDRYVASKFRVPRPSNRIDIRADQEVQFRVINAVMEKCSSYDDLIPSLVFRTKFKRE